The region CGGATTGGTTCGACGTCAGGTAATACAAGTTCCGATGCAACACGAAGTTGTTTGGCTTCTTCGTTAATCGCCATCATGTATCGAGTGATCTCGTTGCGGAGCTTTTTGAATTCAGGATTGAAATTCAAAGTGGCACGATCACGAGGGCGATCAAGTGTGACCGGGAATTCACGGCCAAGTTTGGCGGACGGTCCTGGCGTCAGGGGGACGATACGATCGGCCATGAGAACAGCCTCGTCGACATCGTTGGTGACCATGACAACGGTACGACGATCTTCTTCCCATAAACGGATGATCTCGTCCTGGAGCACGCTCCGTGTCAATGCATCGAGTGCACTCAGCGGTTCGTCCAGCAAAAGGACTTCCGGTTGCATCGAAAGGGTACGTGCCAGGGACAGTCGTTGACGCATCCCACCGGAAAGTTCCGATGGGCGTTTGCCTTCGCTGCCAGTCAGACTGACCATGTCGATGTAGTGCTGCACGTAGTCTCGACGTTCCCCGCGACGCATCTTTGGGAAGACTTGTTTAACGGCGAGTTCGATGTTGCCATGAACAGTCAGCCATGGCAGCAGCGAATAATTTTGAAAGACGATTCCGCGATCTGGCCCGGGGCCATTCATCGCTTTCCCTTTG is a window of Bremerella sp. TYQ1 DNA encoding:
- a CDS encoding ABC transporter ATP-binding protein, which translates into the protein MAILELNNATVGFGESHRRYTVLEEANLQVHENEFVAIIGFSGSGKSTLISLLGGLVMPDEGSALFKGKAMNGPGPDRGIVFQNYSLLPWLTVHGNIELAVKQVFPKMRRGERRDYVQHYIDMVSLTGSEGKRPSELSGGMRQRLSLARTLSMQPEVLLLDEPLSALDALTRSVLQDEIIRLWEEDRRTVVMVTNDVDEAVLMADRIVPLTPGPSAKLGREFPVTLDRPRDRATLNFNPEFKKLRNEITRYMMAINEEAKQLRVASELVLPDVEPIRIGAA